One region of Miscanthus floridulus cultivar M001 chromosome 19, ASM1932011v1, whole genome shotgun sequence genomic DNA includes:
- the LOC136527115 gene encoding aspartyl protease family protein At5g10770-like, with protein MASPLLLSILLCFNLSTVHGAGNGSFVTVPSSSFEPETVCSGALVKPEQNGSTVYVPLVHRHGPCAPSLSTNTPSFAEMFRRSHARLNYIVSGATRGMETYGDGEKVSVLAHLGTSVNSLEYVAKVSFGTPALPQIVVIDTGSDLSWLQCKPCSSGQCSPQKDPLFDPSHSSTYSAVPCVSDECKKLSADAYGSGCTNGKPCGFAISYADVTSTVGTYSKDKLTLAPGTIVKNFYFGCGHSKSSVRHLFDGLLGLGRLSESLGAQYGGGGFSYCLPAVNSKPGFLALGAGRNPSGFVFTPMGRVPGQPTFSTVTLSGITVGGKKLDLRPSAFSGGMIVDSGTVVTGLQSTAYRALRSAFRKAMEAYRLVPHGDLDTCYNLTGYKNVVVPKIALTFSGGATINLDVPNGILVNGCLAFAESGQDGSTGVLGNVNQRTFEVLFDTSASKFGFRAKAC; from the exons ATGGCTTCTCCTCTGCTCCTGTCCATTTTGTTGTGCTTCAACCTTTCCACTGTTCATGGAGCTGGTAACGGCAGCTTTGTGACGGTGCCATCCAGCTCTTTTGAGCCAGAGACAGTTTGCTCTGGAGCGCTAG TGAAGCCGGAGCAGAACGGCTCCACCGTGTACGTTCCGCTAGTACACCGCCACGGTCCGTGTGCGCCGTCCCTATCAACAAACACGCCGTCCTTCGCTGAGATGTTCCGCAGAAGCCATGCTCGACTGAACTACATCGTCAGCGGAGCAACGAGGGGCATGGAGACATACGGAGACGGGGAGAAGGTGAGCGTCCTAGCCCACCTAGGCACCTCCGTGAACTCGCTAGAGTACGTTGCCAAGGTGAGCTTTGGCACGCCGGCACTGCCACAGATCGTTGTCATCGACACCGGCAGCGACCTGTCATGGTTGCAGTGCAAGCCGTGCAGCTCCGGCCAGTGCTCCCCGCAGAAGGACCCCTTGTTTGACCCGAGCCACTCGTCGACGTATAGCGCTGTCCCCTGCGTCTCCGACGAGTGCAAGAAACTCAGCGCCGATGCGTACGGCAGCGGCTGTACGAATGGCAAACCGTGCGGGTTTGCCATCTCGTATGCAGACGTAACAAGCACGGTGGGCACGTACAGCAAGGACAAGCTGACGCTGGCGCCTGGTACCATCGTCAAGAATTTTTACTTTGGTTGTGGCCATAGCAAGAGCTCGGTGCGGCACTTGTTCGACGGCCTCCTTGGGCTCGGCCGCTTGTCGGAGTCGCTCGGCGCACAGTACGGTGGTGGCGGCTTCTCGTACTGCCTCCCTGCGGTGAACAGCAAGCCTGGGTTTCTTGCCCTTGGTGCAGGGAGGAATCCATCTGGCTTCGTCTTCACGCCGATGGGCAGGGTCCCCGGACAGCCAACGTTTTCCACGGTGACGCTCTCCGGGATCACAGTCGGCGGCAAAAAGCTTGACCTCCGACCGTCGGCGTTCAGCGGGGGCATGATCGTAGACTCCGGTACCGTCGTCACTGGCCTCCAGTCGACGGCGTACCGGGCACTGCGGTCAGCATTCAGAAAGGCCATGGAAGCATACCGGCTGGTTCCACACGGTGACCTTGACACCTGCTACAACTTGACAGGTTATAAGAATGTCGTTGTGCCCAAGATTGCCCTGACGTTCAGTGGTGGAGCCACTATCAACCTGGATGTTCCCAACGGAATTCTGGTGAATGGCTGCCTCGCATTTGCGGAGTCCGGGCAGGATGGTAGCACCGGAGTCCTCGGCAACGTGAATCAACGAACCTTCGAGGTGTTATTCGACACCAGTGCTAGTAAATTTGGCTTCCGGGCTAAGGCCTGCTGA
- the LOC136526005 gene encoding aspartyl protease family protein At5g10770-like, protein MNIINAGTQYGPNNQNEADLEFDDGSQYLLNFEDEQEPLVQENTGEDSERTIVEVAVRGTEYAAADLLTPEVTVAMVADSSEGLAVASQEIALAVPSLHRPTSPSPLLTSSGLPLADDVVQQFDATHRLSELTAAWGSLSTLATSFGEKLQYDSHEGTSVVLFVPGREGLAVPASRQRLRCSWLTGGAQGGSPLGCAKPAAAAAPAWGLKAGGGQPARTSRGARRGHRARRGERARGYCCYIAHGGNEHGFVAVPRRSYEPEVVCSASRVNLEPSSATASVPLAHRYGPCAPSQYSDVPMPSFSETLRRSRARTNYIKSRASMGMASTRDAAAVTIPTHLGGSVDSLEYVVTLDFGTPSVPQVLLVDTGSDVTWVQCAPCNSTKCYPQKDPLFDPSKSSTYAPIACDTDTCRKLGNHYKNGCTSGGTQCGYSVEYGSGLRTRGVYSNETLTLAPGITVKDFHFGCGRDQREPDDGILGLGGILGLGGAPESLIVQTSSVYGGVFSYCLPALKSEAGFLALGTPPSANTSAFVFTPMWHLPMDATSYMVTMTGISVGGKLLDIPQSAFRGGMLVDSGTVVTELPETAYKALEAALRKAMKQYPLVPSEDFDTCYNFTGYSNVTVPRVALTFSGGATIDLDVPNGILVKDCVAFRESGPDVGLGIIGNVNQRTLEVLYDAGRGKVGFRAGAC, encoded by the exons gaaaatactggcgag GATTCGGAACGCACGATcgtcgaggtggctgtgaggggtaCAGAGTATGCAGCTGCTGATTTGCTGACtcctgaggtgaccgtggccatggtggcagattcatctgaggggttggccgtggcttcccaggagattgccctggcCGTGCCTTCTTTGCATCGGCCGACTTCTCCATCTCCTCTTCTTACTTCTAGTGGTCTGCCtttggctgatgacgtggtgcagcaatttgatgccactcatcgattgtcagaGCTAACTgccgcctggggaagcttgtcgacccttgcgacttcttttggggaaaagctccag TATGACAGCCATGAGGGCACCTCTGTTGTGCTCTTTGTGCCGGGGAGGGAGGGCTTGGCCGTTCCGGCCAGCCGGCAGAGGCTACGGTGCTCCTGGCTCACGGGGGGGGCGCAGGGAGGAAGCCCGCTCGGCTGCGCCAAGCCAGCGGCGGCAGCAGCTCCTGCATGGGGCCTGAAGGCCGGCGGTGGCCAACCTGCTCGCACGAGCAGGGGCGCGCGAAGGGGCCACAGGGCGCGGCGCGGGGAAAGGGCACGCGG CTACTGCTGCTACATCGCTCATGGAGGCAACGAGCATGGGTTTGTAGCGGTGCCACGCAGGTCTTATGAGCCAGAAGTAGTATGCTCTGCATCCAGAG TGAATCTGGAGCCCAGCAGCGCTACTGCGTCAGTGCCACTAGCGCACCGGTACGGGCCGTGCGCGCCGTCACAGTACTCTGACGTGCCGATGCCGTCCTTCTCCGAGACGCTCCGCCGTAGCCGCGCCCGCACGAACTACATCAAGAGCCGAGCGTCCATGGGCATGGCGAGTACGCGAGATGCTGCCGCCGTGACCATCCCTACCCACCTAGGTGGTTCTGTGGACTCGCTGGAGTACGTCGTCACGCTGGACTTCGGCACGCCGTCCGTTCCGCAAGTCCTCCTCGTGGACACCGGCAGCGACGTCACGTGGGTGCAGTGCGCGCCGTGCAACTCCACCAAGTGCTACCCGCAGAAAGATCCTCTCTTTGATCCCAGCAAGTCTTCCACGTACGCTCCCATCGCCTGCGACACCGACACGTGCCGGAAGCTCGGAAACCACTACAAGAACGGCTGCACCAGCGGCGGCACCCAGTGCGGATACTCCGTCGAGTACGGATCCGGCTTGCGTACGAGGGGTGTGTACAGCAATGAGACGCTGACGCTGGCTCCGGGGATCACCGTCAAGGATTTCCATTTCGGCTGTGGCCGCGACCAGCGCGAACCCGACGACGGCATCTTGGGTCTCGGAGGCATCTTGGGTCTCGGAGGCGCGCCGGAGTCGCTCATCGTGCAGACGTCTTCGGTTTACGGTGGCGTCTTCTCGTACTGCCTCCCGGCGCTGAAAAGCGAAGCGGGGTTCCTAGCCCTCGGAACGCCGCCGAGCGCCAACACGTCGGCCTTCGTGTTCACGCCGATGTGGCACCTGCCGATGGACGCAACGTCATACATGGTGACGATGACAGGCATCAGCGTGGGTGGGAAGCTGCTGGACATCCCGCAATCGGCGTTCCGTGGTGGCATGCTCGTAGACTCCGGCACGGTCGTCACGGAGCTCCCGGAAACTGCATACAAGGCGCTGGAGGCAGCGCTCCGGAAGGCCATGAAACAGTACCCCCTGGTGCCAAGCGAGGACTTTGACACCTGCTACAACTTCACTGGTTACAGCAATGTCACCGTGCCGAGGGTCGCGCTCACGTTCAGTGGCGGCGCCACCATCGACCTCGACGTCCCCAATGGGATTCTGGTGAAGGACTGCGTCGCCTTCCGGGAGTCAGGGCCTGACGTCGGCCTCGGCATCATCGGCAACGTGAATCAGCGCACGCTCGAGGTGCTCTACGATGCCGGCCGTGGTAAGGTCGGATTCCGAGCCGGTGCATGCTGA